In one window of Armatimonadota bacterium DNA:
- a CDS encoding Gfo/Idh/MocA family oxidoreductase, translated as MVKLGFLGCGFMGQGVHLPNFLASDRCQVVALAEARTRLGQAVAAKHGIPRVYSSHRELAGDPEIAAVAAISSEAFHRGLVGELLAAGKHVYTEKPLATTVADAQALVEAAARSNRILMTAYMKRYDTGIRRAKELMEHLVADGDLGRVTYARGHCFGGDWIAAFKPTLLTTDERPPTAERTTPPWLPDELKDAYLTYVNVYCHNINLLRWFLACQPAVKHAEHRSGVTVVVMDFAGIPAVLETGSLPAHRWDEGMTVYFERGRLRIFPPPPLHPEPARVILYRAGDAREVVEPLAPWRWSFAAEAEHFLECVEANQQPLTPGADALQDLEVCEAVFQNLVAG; from the coding sequence GTGGTCAAGCTCGGGTTCCTCGGCTGTGGATTCATGGGGCAAGGCGTACATCTCCCCAACTTCCTCGCCAGCGATCGCTGCCAGGTTGTCGCGTTGGCGGAGGCCCGCACTCGCCTCGGCCAGGCTGTGGCCGCCAAGCATGGCATTCCGCGCGTTTACTCAAGCCACCGCGAACTCGCCGGCGACCCGGAGATCGCAGCGGTCGCAGCGATCAGCTCCGAGGCGTTCCACCGCGGCTTGGTCGGCGAGCTGCTCGCCGCGGGCAAGCACGTCTACACGGAGAAGCCGCTCGCGACGACCGTCGCCGACGCTCAGGCGCTGGTCGAGGCGGCCGCGCGCAGCAATCGCATCCTCATGACTGCCTACATGAAGCGCTACGATACGGGCATCCGCCGCGCCAAGGAACTGATGGAGCACCTCGTGGCCGACGGCGACCTGGGACGCGTTACCTACGCGCGTGGTCATTGCTTCGGCGGCGATTGGATCGCCGCTTTCAAGCCCACGCTCCTGACGACGGACGAACGGCCTCCGACGGCCGAGCGGACAACCCCACCGTGGCTGCCCGACGAACTCAAGGACGCTTACCTGACGTACGTTAACGTCTACTGCCATAACATCAACCTGCTGCGTTGGTTTCTCGCCTGCCAGCCCGCAGTGAAGCACGCCGAACACCGCAGTGGGGTCACCGTCGTGGTGATGGACTTCGCCGGCATTCCCGCGGTGCTCGAAACCGGATCCTTGCCCGCGCACCGCTGGGACGAAGGCATGACCGTCTATTTCGAGCGCGGGAGGCTGCGGATCTTCCCGCCGCCGCCGCTGCACCCCGAGCCGGCCCGAGTGATTCTGTATCGCGCCGGGGATGCGCGGGAAGTGGTCGAGCCGCTCGCCCCGTGGCGATGGTCGTTCGCCGCCGAGGCGGAGCACTTCCTGGAATGCGTCGAGGCCAACCAACAGCCGCTCACCCCAGGCGCCGACGCGCTGCAGGATCTCGAGGTATGTGAAGCCGTGTTCCAGAACCTGGTTGCGGGATGA
- a CDS encoding uracil-DNA glycosylase → MNPEPNPALEDIHREIRSCRLCDLARGRTNAVPGHGRHDADIMLVGEGPGHHEDRQGLPFVGAAGQFLNELLERAGIRREDVFVTNVVKCRPPSNRDPKPEEIAACNEYLLAQIALIKPRAIFTLGRFALATLIDEKLTSISRVHGKAYRKSGMVYVPLYHPAAALHNERLRETIVEDMARAAALLRDDMAPSETADPSPDRPQQLGLLDMD, encoded by the coding sequence GTGAATCCGGAGCCTAATCCGGCGCTCGAGGATATCCACCGCGAAATCCGATCCTGCCGGCTGTGCGACCTCGCGCGAGGACGCACCAATGCGGTGCCCGGACACGGCCGACACGACGCCGACATCATGCTCGTCGGCGAAGGCCCAGGGCACCACGAGGACCGGCAAGGTCTGCCCTTCGTCGGTGCGGCGGGCCAGTTCCTCAACGAACTCCTCGAGCGCGCCGGCATCCGGCGTGAAGACGTGTTCGTCACCAACGTCGTCAAGTGTCGGCCGCCCAGCAACCGCGACCCCAAGCCGGAGGAAATCGCCGCGTGCAATGAGTACCTGCTCGCCCAGATCGCCCTCATCAAGCCGCGCGCGATATTCACCCTCGGTCGGTTTGCGCTCGCGACACTGATTGACGAGAAGCTGACCTCGATCTCCCGGGTTCACGGCAAGGCTTATCGTAAGAGCGGAATGGTCTACGTCCCGCTCTACCACCCTGCCGCAGCGCTGCACAACGAGCGCTTGCGCGAGACCATCGTCGAGGACATGGCGCGCGCCGCGGCGTTGCTCCGCGACGACATGGCGCCGTCGGAGACGGCGGACCCATCGCCCGACCGCCCGCAGCAACTCGGGTTGCTCGACATGGATTAA
- a CDS encoding 4-hydroxy-tetrahydrodipicolinate synthase, giving the protein MARARFSGIYIPIVTPFNQANDFDAQTMAALIDRFIAAGVNGIAPCGTTGESATLSYDEHRQVIEATVRAAAKRGAVIAGTGSNSTAEAIALTQHAERVGADAALVICPYYNRPTQQGLVEHFRAVADATSLPMIMYNIPKRTGVNMEAATTIELSRVPNIVGVKEASGDLEQIMHIIAGTEDFTVLTGDDALLYPLGALAAHGGIMAAAHIATEQWVKLWRHVEAGELPEARKLHYHLLPLVKALFYETNPTPVKAALEMLGIPVGNPRSPLLPATEGCRQALTRELGRLGLLPGGGRESGA; this is encoded by the coding sequence ATGGCCAGAGCCCGGTTCTCAGGCATCTATATACCGATCGTCACCCCGTTCAACCAAGCGAACGACTTCGACGCCCAGACCATGGCGGCTCTGATTGATCGCTTCATCGCGGCCGGCGTCAACGGAATCGCGCCGTGCGGGACGACCGGCGAATCGGCGACGCTCTCCTACGACGAGCACCGCCAGGTCATCGAGGCGACCGTGCGCGCGGCCGCCAAGCGCGGCGCGGTCATCGCGGGAACGGGCTCCAACAGCACGGCGGAGGCGATCGCCCTCACGCAGCACGCCGAACGGGTCGGCGCCGACGCCGCGCTGGTGATCTGCCCATATTACAATCGGCCGACCCAGCAGGGGCTGGTCGAGCATTTTCGCGCTGTCGCCGACGCCACGTCGCTGCCGATGATCATGTACAACATCCCCAAGCGCACTGGCGTCAACATGGAGGCCGCGACGACGATCGAGCTCTCGCGTGTGCCGAACATCGTCGGCGTCAAGGAAGCCAGTGGTGACCTCGAACAAATCATGCACATCATCGCCGGCACCGAGGACTTCACCGTGCTCACCGGCGATGACGCCCTGCTCTACCCGCTCGGCGCGCTGGCCGCGCATGGCGGCATCATGGCCGCGGCGCACATCGCGACCGAACAGTGGGTCAAGCTGTGGCGCCATGTCGAGGCGGGAGAACTCCCCGAGGCGCGCAAGCTCCACTACCACTTGCTGCCACTCGTCAAGGCCCTGTTCTACGAGACCAACCCCACCCCGGTCAAGGCAGCGCTCGAGATGTTGGGCATTCCTGTCGGCAACCCGAGGTCGCCGCTCCTGCCGGCTACGGAGGGCTGCCGCCAGGCGCTGACCCGAGAGTTGGGGCGTCTCGGCTTGCTGCCCGGAGGCGGTCGTGAATCCGGAGCCTAA
- a CDS encoding aspartate-semialdehyde dehydrogenase → MSQAYNVVVVGRGAVGRELLRVLAQRSFPASRITVLARSAGAVEVDGRSYEVRPAAAAEFDGCHIALFAGTEGEKGAAVQYAPEATKRGAVVIDNGNDFRMDPAVPLVVPEVNREALRGHDNLIANPNCSTIQMVVALKPIHDAVGIKRAVVASYQAASGAGAGAVAQLEAEIAAVARGEKLPAADTLPQQLACNVFPHIGGFDEDGYCSEEVKLARETHKILGDDSVGITATTCRVPVFNGHCEAVNLELREELTPAKAKKLLATWEPYRDGYRPIRVVDEPSAGRYPMPVEVSGTDEVFVGRFRRDASVAYGLNLWVAADNLRKGAALNAVQIAEQVIAMGLLTR, encoded by the coding sequence ATGTCACAAGCTTACAATGTCGTAGTCGTCGGCCGCGGCGCGGTGGGCAGGGAACTGCTGCGCGTCTTGGCGCAGCGTTCATTCCCCGCGTCGAGGATTACCGTGCTGGCGCGAAGCGCCGGGGCGGTCGAAGTTGACGGGCGGTCGTACGAGGTGCGACCCGCGGCGGCGGCGGAGTTCGACGGTTGCCATATCGCGCTGTTCGCGGGCACCGAGGGCGAGAAAGGCGCCGCCGTCCAGTATGCCCCCGAGGCCACGAAGCGTGGCGCGGTGGTGATAGACAACGGCAACGATTTCCGCATGGATCCGGCGGTGCCGCTGGTCGTGCCGGAGGTGAATCGCGAAGCGCTGCGCGGCCATGACAACCTCATCGCCAACCCAAACTGCTCGACGATTCAGATGGTGGTCGCGCTCAAGCCGATTCACGACGCCGTCGGCATCAAGCGCGCCGTCGTCGCGAGCTACCAGGCTGCTTCCGGCGCCGGAGCGGGCGCGGTCGCCCAACTCGAAGCGGAGATCGCCGCCGTTGCGCGCGGCGAGAAGCTGCCGGCCGCCGACACTTTGCCACAGCAGCTCGCCTGCAACGTGTTTCCCCATATTGGCGGTTTCGACGAGGACGGGTATTGCTCCGAAGAAGTCAAGCTCGCCCGAGAGACCCACAAGATCCTCGGCGACGATTCGGTCGGCATCACCGCCACCACGTGCCGCGTTCCGGTCTTCAACGGGCACTGCGAGGCCGTCAACCTGGAGCTGCGGGAGGAGCTGACGCCGGCGAAAGCGAAGAAGTTGCTGGCAACGTGGGAGCCCTATCGCGACGGGTATCGGCCGATTCGCGTGGTGGACGAGCCGAGCGCAGGACGCTACCCCATGCCGGTTGAAGTAAGCGGCACGGACGAGGTCTTCGTGGGGCGCTTCCGGCGCGATGCCTCGGTAGCCTACGGCCTGAATCTCTGGGTCGCGGCGGACAACCTGCGCAAAGGCGCGGCCCTCAACGCGGTGCAGATCGCCGAGCAAGTGATAGCGATGGGACTTCTGACGCGATAG
- a CDS encoding carbohydrate binding family 9 domain-containing protein: protein MHDSMAQFWLSRKAKQARYGLANDRDEHVRAACEQRQEVERWLTANSGDVLQARLLRRLACLALLPTALMLGTASFGAEGDQTGGPDGPAPTLAAVRVAAPPTIDGVLDDECWRLADKRSGFYLFGREGSISEDTSAYLCYDEHSIYVAFDCADAHPDLINAAQRKRGSDLSSEDNVEFWVDPTGQHRDWYVFQVSPLGTQGHSVPGGSASKAEWKGDWSAAARVTDAGWQAEMAIPFSILTYPAGAGSFYVAFSRHLARERERSVWPFIAPGSWRPDRPAAWTGLVIPHPRRPMVAMPYALARLGDDDSGATVGLDVKTTFANGVTALLTLRPDFRNIEQDVESIDFSYTERLLPDNRPFFMDGMYRYFPRSQLFYTRRIEELDAGFKTFGKIGRHRFGFLAAGENGQSDVEVAHYAYERDADSRVWVDAVNYSSADQLHNLATGVGMRWRRAKPGGDVSIHADLMHSSTSGEGEDGAAYRIHGGRDRGDGHVSWSLSATGIGSGFEPALGYEPEPGLHEVGGGAYYSRRVDTGPYWRKSWHAFVESATTTDDSRFGVNLGGALYRRNDTSTEARVHIGKREGYPDRTLTLNFAWNDRNLYRYAGLTASFGEKAGGTYRYLGVTKNFRPSAYFSSLLAVEFLDHAAVEEPAEEHQIVAQATYDFEPEKSVSARVVAHNGDLNVFVAYRRVVRAGLDTYVLFGDPNAETTQSTVTVKLVSAFMF, encoded by the coding sequence GTGCATGATAGCATGGCGCAATTTTGGCTGTCAAGGAAAGCGAAACAAGCGCGTTACGGGCTTGCGAACGACCGGGATGAGCATGTCCGCGCAGCCTGCGAGCAGCGGCAAGAGGTCGAGCGTTGGCTGACGGCGAATTCGGGAGATGTGCTGCAGGCTCGTCTTCTCCGCCGTCTGGCTTGCCTTGCCCTCCTTCCCACGGCCTTGATGCTGGGAACGGCGTCCTTCGGGGCTGAGGGCGATCAGACCGGGGGGCCAGATGGCCCCGCGCCTACGCTGGCGGCGGTCCGTGTCGCAGCTCCGCCGACGATAGACGGCGTCCTCGATGATGAATGCTGGCGCCTGGCCGACAAACGCTCGGGGTTCTACCTGTTCGGCCGCGAAGGATCAATCAGCGAGGACACCAGCGCCTACCTCTGCTATGATGAGCACAGCATCTACGTCGCGTTCGACTGTGCCGACGCCCATCCCGACCTCATAAACGCGGCTCAGCGCAAGCGCGGGAGCGATCTGAGCAGCGAGGATAACGTCGAGTTCTGGGTGGACCCCACCGGCCAGCACCGCGACTGGTACGTCTTCCAGGTGTCGCCGCTGGGCACGCAGGGCCACTCGGTGCCGGGGGGCAGCGCGTCCAAGGCCGAGTGGAAGGGCGACTGGTCGGCCGCCGCGCGCGTCACCGACGCCGGTTGGCAGGCGGAGATGGCGATCCCGTTTTCCATCCTGACCTACCCCGCGGGCGCGGGGAGTTTCTACGTCGCGTTCTCGCGGCATCTCGCTCGCGAGCGGGAGCGCTCAGTCTGGCCGTTCATTGCGCCGGGCTCGTGGCGCCCGGATCGCCCGGCCGCGTGGACCGGGCTGGTCATTCCCCACCCGCGCCGACCGATGGTCGCGATGCCCTACGCCCTGGCTCGTCTGGGTGACGACGACAGCGGAGCCACGGTCGGCCTCGACGTCAAGACCACCTTCGCCAACGGAGTCACGGCGCTGTTGACCCTCCGCCCCGACTTTCGCAATATCGAACAGGACGTGGAGAGTATCGACTTCTCGTACACCGAACGCCTGCTGCCCGACAACCGGCCTTTTTTCATGGATGGTATGTACCGCTATTTCCCGAGATCACAGTTGTTCTACACGCGACGAATAGAGGAGCTCGACGCCGGGTTCAAAACGTTCGGCAAGATCGGTCGCCATCGGTTCGGCTTCCTTGCCGCAGGCGAGAACGGGCAGAGCGACGTCGAGGTCGCGCACTATGCCTACGAGCGCGACGCGGATTCAAGAGTCTGGGTTGACGCGGTCAACTACAGTTCCGCGGATCAGCTTCACAATCTCGCCACGGGCGTGGGCATGCGCTGGCGTCGCGCCAAGCCGGGAGGCGATGTCTCGATCCACGCCGACCTCATGCACAGTTCGACGAGCGGCGAAGGGGAGGACGGCGCGGCCTACAGGATCCACGGCGGCCGCGACCGCGGCGATGGTCACGTCAGTTGGTCGCTGTCGGCGACCGGCATCGGCAGCGGCTTTGAGCCGGCCCTGGGGTACGAGCCCGAGCCGGGCCTGCACGAAGTCGGGGGCGGCGCGTACTACTCCCGACGCGTGGATACCGGCCCGTACTGGCGGAAATCATGGCACGCGTTCGTGGAATCGGCCACGACGACGGACGACAGCCGCTTCGGGGTGAATCTAGGCGGCGCGCTGTATCGCAGAAACGATACGTCTACCGAGGCGCGCGTCCACATCGGCAAGCGCGAGGGCTATCCGGACCGTACGCTGACGCTCAACTTCGCGTGGAATGATCGCAACCTCTACCGCTACGCGGGCCTCACCGCCTCGTTTGGCGAGAAGGCGGGGGGAACCTACCGGTACCTGGGGGTGACCAAGAACTTTCGGCCCAGCGCATACTTCTCGTCGCTTCTCGCCGTCGAGTTTCTCGATCATGCGGCCGTGGAGGAGCCGGCCGAAGAGCACCAGATCGTGGCGCAAGCCACCTACGACTTCGAGCCGGAGAAGAGCGTCAGCGCGCGCGTGGTCGCTCACAATGGCGATCTCAACGTCTTCGTCGCGTACCGGCGGGTAGTCCGCGCCGGTCTGGATACCTACGTGCTATTCGGCGATCCGAACGCCGAGACGACCCAGAGCACGGTCACCGTCAAGTTAGTCTCCGCCTTCATGTTCTGA
- a CDS encoding energy-coupling factor ABC transporter permease has product MTHLHVPDGVLPVWLWLGGAGVTAVLVVIAARIASGSDFRRRLPLLSMTAAFMIVSMSIPVIPAVYHVQLAAVAGIILGPALGIIAAFTVNLLLALVGHGGITVVGLNTLVIGAEMVAAWALFGLLRRLLAPAAAGAAAAFLAMAVGAAVMIGLVGLASPQPGWLHLTHVTTAAAEEHAARHGGDAAQAAVYEHLSLRRFAALVIGLGFVGWLLEAAVTGLIVRFAAQVKPDLVRWSAAHERI; this is encoded by the coding sequence ATGACCCATCTTCATGTTCCGGACGGAGTGCTGCCGGTGTGGCTCTGGCTCGGCGGGGCCGGTGTGACAGCGGTTCTCGTTGTCATCGCGGCGCGCATTGCGTCGGGCTCCGATTTCCGGCGTCGGCTCCCATTGCTCTCCATGACGGCTGCGTTCATGATCGTCTCCATGAGCATCCCGGTGATTCCTGCGGTGTATCACGTGCAGCTCGCCGCCGTCGCCGGCATCATCCTCGGCCCCGCGCTCGGCATTATCGCGGCGTTCACCGTGAACCTCCTGCTCGCGCTGGTCGGGCACGGCGGCATCACCGTCGTCGGCCTCAACACGCTCGTCATCGGCGCCGAGATGGTCGCGGCGTGGGCATTGTTCGGTCTGCTGCGGCGCCTGCTCGCGCCGGCCGCAGCAGGCGCGGCGGCGGCGTTCCTGGCCATGGCCGTAGGCGCTGCGGTGATGATCGGCCTTGTCGGCCTCGCGTCACCGCAGCCGGGATGGCTGCATTTGACCCACGTCACGACAGCCGCCGCAGAGGAACACGCCGCGCGACACGGCGGCGACGCCGCTCAAGCGGCGGTATACGAGCATCTCTCGCTGCGGAGATTCGCTGCTCTCGTTATCGGCCTCGGCTTCGTGGGCTGGCTGTTGGAGGCGGCGGTCACGGGTCTCATCGTGCGTTTCGCGGCGCAGGTGAAGCCCGATCTCGTACGATGGAGCGCGGCGCATGAGCGAATTTGA
- a CDS encoding energy-coupling factor ABC transporter ATP-binding protein, with protein MEQIVRVSCIRHVYPDRTEVHLCGLDMVVNRGDRVAIVGPNGGGKSTMLHHIIGLLRAHEGGVEVFGVDPSQEWNRIRERVGVVLQSAEEQLIAPTVRDDVSFSPRNYGHPPERVHEMVNSALAEVGIAHVADRICHYLSGGEKRKVALAGALVTRPELIVLDEPFEGLDPRSKHEIIDLLNRLHDERGLTIVYTTHEVNIVPLIANRVYVVTREGVIFEGAPEETFAERDMLSQAGLEQPTLASLAYVLQRLGVELPLPARVEDAAGVIADAIRGGARVGEARS; from the coding sequence ATGGAGCAGATAGTCAGGGTTAGCTGCATACGGCACGTGTATCCGGACCGCACCGAGGTGCATCTGTGCGGGCTGGATATGGTGGTCAACCGCGGCGATCGGGTAGCTATCGTCGGGCCCAACGGCGGCGGCAAGTCCACCATGCTGCACCACATCATCGGCCTGCTGCGCGCCCACGAAGGCGGGGTCGAGGTCTTCGGCGTTGACCCGTCGCAGGAATGGAACCGGATCCGCGAGCGCGTCGGCGTCGTGTTGCAGAGCGCCGAGGAGCAACTGATCGCGCCCACGGTGCGCGATGATGTGTCGTTCTCGCCGCGCAACTACGGCCATCCGCCCGAGCGCGTGCACGAAATGGTCAACTCCGCACTGGCCGAGGTGGGAATCGCGCACGTCGCCGACCGCATTTGCCATTACCTCAGCGGCGGCGAGAAGCGCAAGGTGGCGTTGGCCGGCGCGCTCGTGACCCGGCCGGAACTGATCGTCCTCGACGAGCCGTTCGAGGGCCTGGATCCGCGCAGCAAGCACGAGATTATAGATCTGCTCAATCGCCTGCACGACGAACGTGGGCTGACCATCGTATACACGACCCACGAAGTCAACATCGTGCCGCTGATTGCGAATCGCGTGTACGTGGTGACGCGCGAGGGCGTGATATTCGAAGGTGCGCCCGAGGAGACATTCGCCGAGCGCGACATGCTGTCTCAGGCAGGACTGGAGCAACCCACGCTCGCCAGTCTCGCATACGTCCTCCAGCGTCTGGGCGTCGAGTTGCCGCTGCCTGCACGGGTCGAGGATGCCGCTGGGGTAATCGCCGACGCCATCCGCGGGGGCGCGCGTGTCGGCGAGGCGAGGAGCTGA
- a CDS encoding TatD family hydrolase: MPFALTDTHAHLTHPDYRGDPGLVARAATAGVTHIITVGFDLRTSETGAQLAADSEHVWHSPGVHPHDASGVAAAEIAELRRLAQLPRVAAIGETGLDFYRDRSPRNAQASAFRAHLELAAELGLPVIVHSRDAHDDVLAIWAESPCRHGVMHCFSGDAGVARRAIDLGLYVWIAGPVTFRNAERLRSIVRDLPRDRILLETDCPYLAPHPHRGEANEPAYLPLIAQAVAQCWGVAPEEVAKITSENAARCFPALAG, translated from the coding sequence GTGCCGTTCGCACTGACGGACACGCACGCCCATCTCACGCATCCGGACTACCGCGGCGACCCGGGCCTCGTCGCGCGGGCTGCTACCGCCGGCGTCACACACATCATCACCGTCGGCTTCGACCTCCGAACCAGCGAGACGGGCGCACAGCTCGCCGCTGACAGCGAGCATGTTTGGCATTCCCCGGGGGTGCATCCGCACGACGCCTCGGGCGTAGCCGCGGCGGAGATCGCGGAGCTGCGCCGCCTTGCCCAACTGCCGAGAGTGGCCGCCATCGGCGAGACGGGCCTCGACTTCTACCGCGACCGATCGCCTCGCAACGCCCAGGCCAGCGCGTTCCGCGCACACCTCGAGTTGGCGGCGGAACTCGGGCTGCCGGTCATCGTGCACTCGCGCGACGCACACGACGACGTGCTGGCGATCTGGGCGGAAAGCCCCTGCCGGCACGGGGTAATGCACTGCTTCTCCGGCGACGCCGGCGTGGCGCGACGTGCGATTGACCTCGGGCTCTACGTCTGGATCGCGGGCCCGGTGACGTTCCGCAACGCAGAGCGGCTGCGTTCCATCGTGCGCGACCTGCCCCGTGACCGGATACTCCTGGAGACGGACTGTCCTTACCTCGCCCCGCATCCTCACCGCGGCGAGGCCAACGAACCCGCGTATCTCCCCCTGATCGCGCAGGCCGTTGCGCAATGTTGGGGTGTCGCGCCGGAAGAGGTCGCGAAGATCACGTCGGAGAATGCGGCGCGGTGCTTCCCGGCGTTGGCCGGGTAG
- a CDS encoding GNAT family N-acetyltransferase → MNEEVNYRKAVLGDLRAIAGMEKLYFGRHAFGAGMLLYLLLHASEGFRVAEHDGEVIGYLVVRQESVRRRRAELPTFAVREDMRGRGIGSALLRQALDYLEGAGVRRLVLQVSVHNEGAQKLYRRFGFTVERTLAGYYGGGEDALLMARVLGESSPEK, encoded by the coding sequence GTGAACGAAGAAGTGAACTATCGCAAGGCGGTGTTGGGTGACCTGCGGGCCATCGCGGGGATGGAGAAGCTGTACTTCGGACGCCACGCCTTCGGTGCCGGGATGCTCCTCTATCTCCTGTTGCATGCCAGCGAGGGATTCCGCGTTGCGGAGCACGACGGCGAGGTCATCGGATACCTCGTCGTGCGCCAGGAGTCAGTCCGCCGCAGGCGGGCGGAACTCCCTACCTTTGCAGTGCGCGAGGACATGCGCGGGCGCGGCATCGGCTCTGCGCTACTCCGTCAGGCGCTGGACTACCTCGAGGGCGCGGGGGTGCGCCGCCTGGTGCTCCAAGTCAGCGTGCACAACGAGGGTGCGCAGAAGCTGTACCGGAGATTCGGCTTTACCGTGGAGCGTACGCTGGCCGGCTACTACGGGGGCGGCGAGGACGCCTTGCTCATGGCGCGAGTGCTCGGGGAAAGCTCGCCCGAGAAGTAG
- a CDS encoding biotin--[acetyl-CoA-carboxylase] ligase → MTRPTPLPRPGMGGRIIRLQSVASTNDVGKRLLRDGEPHGTVVVAAEQTQGRGQRGRRWVSPPGGLWASLLLRPHGMSVAQAGLLNLAAAVAAAEAVSSVCRAATRVKWPNDLLVSGRKVGGVLVETSATAGTTKWAVIGIGVNANFHLDVLPRRLRTTTTSLRHETGHTVPLDALLAEIRTRVGILVELLETGEDEQILALWRALDSTPGREVRPARGGGWHGRAAGIDSWGRLVVGIGKRVTHLPTSRGVVIE, encoded by the coding sequence ATGACTCGACCTACTCCCCTACCCCGCCCTGGAATGGGCGGCCGTATCATCCGCCTGCAAAGCGTTGCCTCGACCAATGATGTCGGCAAGCGCCTGCTGCGCGACGGCGAGCCGCATGGCACCGTCGTCGTCGCGGCCGAGCAGACTCAAGGCCGCGGCCAGCGCGGCCGCCGCTGGGTCTCACCGCCCGGTGGTCTGTGGGCGTCCCTGCTGCTGCGACCGCACGGAATGTCGGTCGCGCAGGCCGGCCTGCTCAACTTAGCAGCCGCCGTGGCCGCTGCAGAGGCCGTGTCATCGGTGTGCCGTGCCGCAACGCGCGTGAAATGGCCGAACGACCTGCTCGTATCCGGACGTAAGGTCGGCGGCGTCCTGGTGGAGACATCGGCCACCGCCGGCACGACCAAGTGGGCGGTAATCGGCATCGGCGTCAACGCCAACTTCCACTTGGACGTGCTGCCTCGTCGCTTGCGAACGACCACGACATCACTGCGCCACGAGACGGGGCACACTGTTCCGCTAGACGCGCTGCTCGCAGAGATCCGCACGCGCGTGGGGATACTTGTCGAACTGCTGGAGACGGGAGAAGACGAGCAGATCCTCGCGCTGTGGCGAGCGCTGGACTCGACGCCGGGGCGGGAGGTCCGACCGGCACGCGGTGGGGGCTGGCACGGTCGGGCTGCTGGTATTGACTCTTGGGGCCGCCTCGTCGTGGGAATCGGCAAGCGCGTCACGCATCTTCCCACCAGCCGCGGCGTTGTCATCGAGTGA
- the nadC gene encoding carboxylating nicotinate-nucleotide diphosphorylase yields the protein MTTPTLPMLRRIVRRALAEDVGRGDVTSQAVVPTAAKCAAAVAMREAGVIAGLAVAEIVFREVDAGVDFRASAADGDAVDKGAVVAEVSGPARAVLTAERTALNFLQRMSGIATLTRRYVSAVAGTSARILDTRKTAPGLRRLDKWAVALGGGTNHRFGLYDGILIKDNHLRLAGGVRAAVGAAKQGAPHRLRVQVEVESLEQAREALDARAESLLLDNMSPRDMRAVVELARGRALTEASGGVTLKNVREIAETGVDFISVGALTHSAPALDIALDISA from the coding sequence ATGACGACACCCACGCTGCCCATGCTGCGTCGAATCGTGCGCCGGGCGTTGGCGGAGGACGTCGGCCGCGGCGACGTCACCAGCCAAGCTGTCGTTCCCACGGCGGCGAAGTGCGCCGCCGCCGTCGCCATGCGCGAGGCGGGTGTCATCGCCGGGCTTGCGGTCGCGGAGATTGTGTTTCGCGAGGTCGATGCCGGCGTTGATTTCCGCGCGTCGGCGGCGGACGGCGACGCGGTGGACAAGGGAGCCGTCGTCGCCGAAGTCAGCGGTCCGGCGCGCGCGGTGCTCACCGCGGAGAGAACCGCCCTCAATTTCCTCCAGCGCATGTCTGGCATTGCAACGCTCACGCGGCGCTACGTGAGCGCGGTCGCAGGCACGAGCGCTCGCATCCTCGACACCCGCAAGACTGCCCCGGGCCTGCGCCGCCTGGATAAATGGGCGGTGGCGCTCGGGGGCGGAACCAATCATCGCTTCGGCCTCTACGACGGCATTCTAATCAAAGACAATCACCTGCGCCTGGCGGGGGGCGTTCGCGCGGCAGTCGGAGCAGCGAAGCAGGGCGCGCCTCACCGTCTGCGAGTACAGGTGGAGGTCGAGAGCCTGGAACAGGCGCGCGAGGCCCTCGATGCGCGCGCCGAATCGCTGCTGCTGGATAACATGAGCCCGCGCGACATGCGTGCCGTGGTTGAGCTTGCGCGCGGCCGCGCGCTTACCGAGGCCAGCGGCGGCGTCACACTAAAGAACGTGCGAGAGATCGCGGAGACCGGCGTGGACTTCATATCCGTCGGCGCGCTCACTCATTCCGCGCCGGCACTCGATATCGCGCTCGATATCTCCGCGTAG